The sequence GCTGGCCACGGTGAGCCCGGCGGTGGGCCCCAGGTTGGTGCTGACCACCTCGTAGTCGCCGCCACCCGAGGGGTAGGCGTGCACGTTCTGCCGGTAGCTGGCGATGACGATCAGCATGACCCCGGCGACGGCCAGCCCGATCCACGGCGTCATCGAGTACGCGGCGAGGCCGGCGACCGAAAGGACCAGAAAGATCTCCTCGGGCGCGTAGGCCACCGAGGACAACGCGTCGGAGGCGAACACCGGAAGGGCGATCCGCTTGGGCAGCAGGGTGTGCGAGATCCTGTCGCTGCGGAACGGTCTGCCGAGAACCAACCGTCGTGCGACGGTCGAAAGCTTGGACACGAGTGCCAAGGGTAAGCCTGAAGTCCGATAACCGTCGGAAAGCGGTAGCGTTCCGACTGCGCGGGTTCGAACAGGAGGGACCGTCGAGTGCGGGTAGTGGTGATGGGCTGCGGCCGGGTGGGGGCATCGCTGTCAGACAGCCTGGCCAGGATCGGCCACGATGTGGCGGTCATCGACCGCGACAGCACCGCGTTTCACCGGCTGTCGCCCGAGTTTCCCGGTGAACGGGTCCTCGGCATGGGATTCGACCGTGACGTGCTGCTGCGGGCAGGCATCGAGGAGGCCGGCGCGTTCGCCGCGGTCTCCTCGGGCGACAACTCCAACATCATCTCGGCGCGGGTGGCCCGCGAGACGTTCCATGTGGAGCGGGTGGTCGCCCGCATCTACGACGCCAAGCGCGCCGCGGTCTATGAGCGGTTGGGCATTCCGACGGTGGCCACCGTGCCGTGGACGACGGACCGGCTGCTCAACGTGCTCACCCGCGAGACCGAGACCGCGAAATGGCGCGATCCCACGGGCAACGTCGGTGTCACCGAGCTCGCGCTGCACGAGGAGTGGGTGGGCCGCCGGATGACCGATCTGGAGGCCGCCACCGGCGGGCGGGTGGCGTTTCTGATCCGGTTCGGCGAGGGCGTGCTACCCGACACCAAGACCGTCGTCCAGGCCGGCGATCAGGTGTTCATGGCGGCCATCGCCGGGCATATCGCCGAAGCGCTGGCGATCGCGGCGTTGCCGCCCAGCGAGGACATCGAGGGCTAGACAGCTATGAAAGTCGCCATCGCCGGGGCCGGCGCCGTCGGCCGCTCCATCGCCCGCGAACTCGTCGAGGCGCACGAGGTCACGCTGGTCGAACGCAACCCCGACCACATCGACGTCGACGCGGTACCCGCCGCCCAGTGGCGGCTGGGAGACGCCTGCGAGCTCACCTTGTTGGAGGCGATCAAGCTCGAGGAGTTCGACGTGGTGATCGCCGCCACCGGCGACGACAAGGTCAACGTCGTGGTGAGCCTGTTGGCCAAGACCGAGTTCGCGGTGCCGCGGGTGGTGGCCCGGGTCAACGACCCCCGCAACGAGTGGCTGTTCGACGAGAACTGGGGCGTCGACGTCGCGGTGTCCACGCCGCGCATGCTCGCCTCGCTCGTGGAGGAGGCCGTCGCCGTCGGTGATCTGGTGCGGCTGATGGAGTTTCGCAAGGGGCAGGCCAACCTCGTGGAGATCACCCTGCCCGACGACACCCCGTGGGGCGGCAAACCGGTCAAACGCCTCGAGCTGCCCCGCGACTGCGCGTTGGTGACGATCCTGCGCGGCCCGCGGGTGATCGTGCCCGAATCCGACGAGCCGCTCGAGGGCGGCGACGAGCTGTTGTTCGTCGCCGTCGCCGAGGCCGAGGACGACCTCAAGGCGCTCCTGCTGCACCCCCAGCCGCGCTGAGCTCAGCGCACCGGCGGGCGAGCAGACGCCAACACCCCCACTTCGGGCGGTTTCAGGGGGTCTACGCGTCTGTTCGCGACGGGTAACTCTCGGCGATGCGCACCGGCGGAGGGGCCGGGCGGTCGTGACAGCGCGCGGTCGCGTCGGCGTCGACGCGGCGCACGTCGCTCTGCGCGTTGCGGATACCCACCGCCGAAACCACCCCGGCGAGCGCCAACAGGACGGCGGTGACCAACGCGCCGCTTCGAAAGCCGTCGAAATCGACTGTGTCCCCTACGATCACGCCCGTGAACGCGATCGCGATCAGCCCCGCGACGCGGGAGATGGCGTTGTTGACCGCCGACCCGATGCCGCTCTGCGACGGCTGCACGGCGGCCAACACAGCCGCGGTCAACGGCGAGACCGTGATCGTCAGCCCGAGGCCGAACACCACCAGGCCGGGCAGCATCTGCGTCCACAGGTCGAAGGGTTGGCGCGTCGCGGCCATCAGCACGTAGCCCAGCGCCGCGACCAGGGGACCGACGGCCATGAAGAGTCGGGGCCCGTACCTGCCCGCCAACGCGCCGAAGCGACGGGCCAGCAGGAACGACAGCACCGGGACCGGCAACGTGGCCAGGCCCGCCTGCGTCGCCGACAGCCCCGCGGTCTCCTGAAGGAACAACGCGACGATCAGCATGCCGAGCGACAGCCCGGCGTAGAGAAACACGGTGGCCAGGTTTCCGACGGCGAAGTTGCGGGCGCGAAAGATCTGCAGCGGCATCATCGGGTGCCCGGTGACACCCTCCCACCACGGAAACGCGCACAGGCATGCCAGCCCGGCCAGCAGGCTCACCACCACCGTCGCATGCGAGAAGCCAAGGCGCTGCCCCTCGATCAGCGCGAACACCACCCCGGTGAGCCCACCGGCGTTCAACAGCGCCCCGATGACGTCCACTTGCCGCCGGCCGTCGCCGCCGTCCGACGCGCCGGACAGCTTCGTCGTCAGATACAGCGTGACGGCCAGCGGCACGATGTTCACACCGAAGATCCAGCGCCAGCTCAGCGCGTCGACAAGCATCCCGCCCAGCAGCGGCCCGATCACGAAAGCCGTTCCCGTCCAAGCGGTCCACGTGCCGATCGCCCGGGCCTGGGCGGCGCCGGAGAACCGGGCGTTGATCATCGCCAACGAACTGGGCACCAGGAATGCGGCGCCGACGCCCTGTAGGCAGCGCGCGGCGATCAGCACCCAACCGGTGGGCGCCACCGCGCACAGCACCGATGACACGGCGAACACGACCAGACCGGCACGCAACACGGCCAGCCGCCCGAACTGATCGGAGACGGCGCCGGCCACCAGGATCAGCGCGCCCAGCGTGAGCAGATAGCCGTCGACCACCCACTGCTGAAGCGCCAGCCCGGCACCGAATTCCCGGCTGATGGCCGGCAACGCGAGGTTGACGACCGAGCCGTCGAGGAACGCGACGAACGAGGACAGTACGGCGACCGCGATCAGCGGCCGGTCGGTGTCGTCGGCGCGGCGCCGGCCTGGGCCGTCGGCGTCAGTGGGCATCCGCCACGCCGTCGCGCTCGGTGCGCGTGGCGTCGGTCGCGGCGTCCGCTTGCGCGGCCTCGTGGGCGCGGATGGCGCGCTGTGCCGAGCGGATCGCCAGATAGGTCACCAATGCGGCGACGGCGGTCAACGGCCAGCCCATCGCGATGCGCGCGGCACCGAGCCAGCCCGTCTGGTCGGCGTCGTAGAGGTGGTGCTGCACGATGAACCGCGAGGCGAAGACCAGCACCCAGACCACCGTGGCGGCGTCGAACACCAGCACCGCCTTGCGCACGTCGCGCCAGCCGCGGTCGTGGCCGCTGATCCAGCTCCAGATGTAGCCGACGACCGGCCTGCGCACGAGGACCGAGAGCCCGAACACCGACGCCCACAGCAGCGAGGTCCAGATGCCGAGCAGGAAGTAGCCCTTGGACTCCCCCATCACATAGGCGATCAACGCGCAGATGCCGACCCCGAAAAAGCCCGAGATCGCCGGCTGCGCGCTCTCCCGTCGGGCCAGTCGCCAAACCAGGATGACCGCCGCGACGCTCAGCGCCCACACGATCGCGGGAACCAGCCCGAACAGCGATGACACCGGAACGAACGCCACCACCGGCAGCGAGGAGTAGATCAGCCCGCTGACACCGCCGACCTGGGCGAGGACGGCGTTGACCCTGCTGCTGGGTTCACCCGGTACGGTTCCGGGCTCGCTCACTTCTGGATCTCGTAGTGCGGGTTGTAGATCGCCTTGGCGCCGCTGTCGAGCTTGCCGACCCGGCCGTGCACCTTCAGAGTGCGCCCCGACTCGATGCCGGGTATCCGCCGCTGGCCCAGCCAGACCAGCATCACCGAGTCCGTGCCGTCGAACAGTTCGGCCTTGACCCCGCCGGTGCCGCTCTTGCCGCTGCACTCCACACTGCGCAGGGTGCCGACCATCGTCACTTCTTGACCGCGCTCGCAGTCGATCGCCTTCTGCGCGCCGGTGCTGGCGGCTTCTTCGCTGAGTTCTTCGGCATCGAGTTGCTCCGGGTCCTCCGTCAACCGCCGTGTGAGCCGGCGCAGATACCCCTCGGCCGTAGCCATGGCGTCTCCTGACCTATCGCAGATCCACCGTAGATCTACCCCAACCAACGCCACCGTAGACCTGTTGGTTCCCAGATGCCATGTGGGGGCCGCCTCGCCACGCCGGGCAATTTCACGACAGGGCACTATCGTCTGATGGCCGTCAATCTGCGCGGGGTGACCACGGTTCTGCTGCCCGGTACCGGCTCCGACGACAACTACATCTATCGGGCGTTCGCGGGTGCCCTGCGCGAGGCGGGCGCGGTGCTGGTCACCCCGGCGCCGCGACCGGAACGGCTGGTGGAGGGCTATCGCGACGCGCTGGACGACGCCGCGCGGGCCGGTGCGATCGCCGTCGGCGGGGTCTCCATCGGCGCCGCGGTGGCCACCGAGTGGGCGCTGCGGCATCCGGGTCAGACCGTCGCCGTGCTGGCCGCGCTGCCCGCGTGGACGGGTTCGCCCGACACGGCGCCGGCCGCCATGGCCGCTCGCCATTCCGCACAGTTGCTGCGCGAGCAGGGCCTCGACTCGGCCACCGCGACGATGCGGGCGTCGAGCCCGCAGTGGCTGGCCGACGAACTGGCCCGGTCGTGGGCCGGGCAGTGGCCGGCGCTGCCCGACGCGATGGAGGAGGCCACCCGCTATGTCGCACCGACCTGCGAGGCGCTGGCGACGCTCGCCGTGCCGATGGGGGTCGTCGCGGCCACCGACGACCCCGTCCATCCGATCGAGGTCGCCAGGCAATGGGTCGCGGCGGCGCCGCGGGCGGCGCTG comes from Mycolicibacterium pulveris and encodes:
- a CDS encoding OB-fold nucleic acid binding domain-containing protein — encoded protein: MATAEGYLRRLTRRLTEDPEQLDAEELSEEAASTGAQKAIDCERGQEVTMVGTLRSVECSGKSGTGGVKAELFDGTDSVMLVWLGQRRIPGIESGRTLKVHGRVGKLDSGAKAIYNPHYEIQK
- a CDS encoding DUF3159 domain-containing protein, whose translation is MSEPGTVPGEPSSRVNAVLAQVGGVSGLIYSSLPVVAFVPVSSLFGLVPAIVWALSVAAVILVWRLARRESAQPAISGFFGVGICALIAYVMGESKGYFLLGIWTSLLWASVFGLSVLVRRPVVGYIWSWISGHDRGWRDVRKAVLVFDAATVVWVLVFASRFIVQHHLYDADQTGWLGAARIAMGWPLTAVAALVTYLAIRSAQRAIRAHEAAQADAATDATRTERDGVADAH
- a CDS encoding potassium channel family protein; this encodes MKVAIAGAGAVGRSIARELVEAHEVTLVERNPDHIDVDAVPAAQWRLGDACELTLLEAIKLEEFDVVIAATGDDKVNVVVSLLAKTEFAVPRVVARVNDPRNEWLFDENWGVDVAVSTPRMLASLVEEAVAVGDLVRLMEFRKGQANLVEITLPDDTPWGGKPVKRLELPRDCALVTILRGPRVIVPESDEPLEGGDELLFVAVAEAEDDLKALLLHPQPR
- a CDS encoding alpha/beta fold hydrolase, whose translation is MAVNLRGVTTVLLPGTGSDDNYIYRAFAGALREAGAVLVTPAPRPERLVEGYRDALDDAARAGAIAVGGVSIGAAVATEWALRHPGQTVAVLAALPAWTGSPDTAPAAMAARHSAQLLREQGLDSATATMRASSPQWLADELARSWAGQWPALPDAMEEATRYVAPTCEALATLAVPMGVVAATDDPVHPIEVARQWVAAAPRAALRTVTLDAMGADPAVLGAACVAALQACDFGALRRGERDRGHRNR
- a CDS encoding MFS transporter; the encoded protein is MPTDADGPGRRRADDTDRPLIAVAVLSSFVAFLDGSVVNLALPAISREFGAGLALQQWVVDGYLLTLGALILVAGAVSDQFGRLAVLRAGLVVFAVSSVLCAVAPTGWVLIAARCLQGVGAAFLVPSSLAMINARFSGAAQARAIGTWTAWTGTAFVIGPLLGGMLVDALSWRWIFGVNIVPLAVTLYLTTKLSGASDGGDGRRQVDVIGALLNAGGLTGVVFALIEGQRLGFSHATVVVSLLAGLACLCAFPWWEGVTGHPMMPLQIFRARNFAVGNLATVFLYAGLSLGMLIVALFLQETAGLSATQAGLATLPVPVLSFLLARRFGALAGRYGPRLFMAVGPLVAALGYVLMAATRQPFDLWTQMLPGLVVFGLGLTITVSPLTAAVLAAVQPSQSGIGSAVNNAISRVAGLIAIAFTGVIVGDTVDFDGFRSGALVTAVLLALAGVVSAVGIRNAQSDVRRVDADATARCHDRPAPPPVRIAESYPSRTDA
- a CDS encoding potassium channel family protein, whose amino-acid sequence is MRVVVMGCGRVGASLSDSLARIGHDVAVIDRDSTAFHRLSPEFPGERVLGMGFDRDVLLRAGIEEAGAFAAVSSGDNSNIISARVARETFHVERVVARIYDAKRAAVYERLGIPTVATVPWTTDRLLNVLTRETETAKWRDPTGNVGVTELALHEEWVGRRMTDLEAATGGRVAFLIRFGEGVLPDTKTVVQAGDQVFMAAIAGHIAEALAIAALPPSEDIEG